ctgaactaaaaaaaaatacgaagcGAACTCGTTATTAATTTTACAGCTCCACTGAGCTAGAGCAATTGAAGGTATTATGAGGAGTCTGAACAACCTACAAGAGCGATTTCACCAAtcattcttcttctatttATTACCTGCTACGAACCGCTACATTTCTATTGGTAGAGCATTTGTCGTGTGATGCTCAATAGacattagatttttttttaatttgcaggTGTATACATGCCGCCGTTTGGTCTTATGATTGGTGCAATGTTACTGCAAGCTGTTGCACTTTATATTTCTcgaaaggaaaaatcaaacgaaaaagaaagttgGAACTTCCTCAATCTAGGATCATTTCTTTTATACAGCACAATCTGTGGCCTTATTTTTCACTCTGCCCCTGAGAAGCTTACCAAATTTAATCGGTATATGGCATTAGGGCTTAGTACTGAAGACGTTGTTTTTGGAGGATTTTGTATGCTCAGCATACTTCATTGCATGCTAATTTCAACCTTTGGTGCTAGGTAATCATTTTACTTTAATTCTGGTTCAAATTAAAATTCCTTTTTCTGAGTAGGACACTGTCTACGCAACGGTTGTCGGCTAAATGTGTGCAGTGCGCTATTCTTTTACTGACATCCACCTTGATGTATGCGGTTGCAATGGGTAATGTTTCCCTTGGCGTTCTCACCTGCTTAGTAATCAGTCCAGTGTTTTCTATCGCAAAGGCAGTTTCCCAAAGGTTTACATTGGCATATTTTAATAAGTTTCGAACAGTATAGTAAAAGTTGTTTTGTCTATTAAGGTTCTTTCAGTATTGCCGCCGTCTTCTACTAATTTTAGTACACCCACTTTGTTTGCTATTTATCGCAACGTTTATCGACACATGCAGAGTGTTTCCGGAAGAAATTAATCAACCACTTAAATTTTTGGGGAAAACGCATAGTGCTGCTCAGCGTGCTCTGGATTTACGCAGTAATTGATGGAACGTTTTACGGAAACTGGCTCTTTTTTGCAGGAACGACTCTTTACTTGCCGCTGTGGTCCCTGGCATGGGCGAACTTGAGTAATTCGtcaaattaaattaaaataagtttCTGAATATCCCTTTACGTTTTTGTACTAGCTATTGCCAATTACATGGGTTCCTCTTTTTGGAATATACATTgtgaacttaaaaaaaaataccgtaGCAGATTCATTGAAACCTCAATCTACAAAATCTAACATAAAACGTTTTCTGTAAATTCGGATGGTAGGGTAGTACCCTATTAATTATCTACAGAGTCATACTCATAGATTTGAAATTAAATCTAAATCTATGGGCGCATGCTTTCTACTTTGGTTGCGGAAACTTATTATGCCTTATGCCTTCACCTTAGAAACAGATTTGCGTCTGCTTCTCCTTCGCCCACAATCATTTACCAAAGTGGTTCAAGCCTTCACAATTTGTTTACTAAACTATTGCAACAGGCACACTCAGCCACCCTTTTATGCTTTCATTTTCTGTAGGAATTAATATGAAAGTGAATGAAAAGAACCTGATTGCTATCGCTAATGCACCAAATTTGGTTGTCGATAAGGAAGGCTGGCTCagcaaaaaaggggaaaatagTAAGGGTTTCCAAAAACGTTGGTTTGTTCTAAAAGGAAATCTTCtatattattttgaaaagagAACTGACAAAGAGCCAGCTGGAGTGGTCATAGTTGAAGGATGTACAGTAGGTAAATGTGGCTTATTTGCAGAATTTCCAAACACTAAGTGTCGATACTAGTTAAAATAATTGTGTTATTCTTTGTTCAGAGTTgtcagaagaagatgaagcaTATAGCTTCAATATAAAATTTCACGGACCAGGTGATCGTACATTTGTTTTGAGTGCAGAAAATCAAGAATTGATGGAAGAATGGATGAAAGCAGTAACTTGTGCCAGCTATGACTATATGAAAGTAATGGTTACAGAATTGCAAAAACAAGTGGATGAGCTTACAGGTAAACTATgtacaaacattttttttttcaacaagaGTCACAAAGTTGTTAAATGTTAAATTTAATCAGAGCTTGAACGGTTACGAAAACTTGGATTCAACAGTGTGATCGATGGATCTACACTACCACCTGTTGTACCTTCCAGACAACGTCACAACCCTTTTAACTTAGTGGAAAGAGAGGCCAATATTAATGTTACAACCcggaaagtaaacaaaaagcaaaacttttcttccattcATAATGAGTATGGGCAACAAATAATTAGAGAAAGAGATGTTTGGAAGAAAGATAAGAAGTTGAAGGGAACTAGTGGAACCAGCACTATTAGTGAAGATGTCTTGGTTGTTTTATAAATAATCAAGTTAGTTGTaatatttgaaatgaaaattgacTTATGAAGTCATATTGCCTTCATTTATGAACTTTTAAAAAGCATGCTATTCTATTTCTTAAAGGTTCTTTTTGATCTCCTGATATACAGTGATTCATCTTCACTTTGTGGCCTCCAATTCATATGTTTTGAATCATTGCATTCCCATGTTTCCCATTTAAGGCTGTTAACTATATATGAATAGATTTTCAACTTACAATACACAAGAAAGTAAGATGTTTATTTACTGATTCTAATACAAGATGGATTAGATTGggtgagaaagagagaaaaaaaaacaatacttTACATTTTCCTTGTCAATCATACAGAAGTGTCAGATtcatttaagaaaacacactgTTCACatactttttaattttttcattgtAACCTACCACCAGAGTTATATAATAGATTATCTATGGTCATGATGTGATCTATAAAATGCATCTCAGATAAAATGGCACCATGTTATACCTTTAAATTCAGAAGTCTATGTTGTTTGGTCAAATATTGGTACACATATCATTTTCCACCAACTTCACTAAGATAATTAAATCTACACTAATTGTTATACTATCAGCAATTATATTAACTACTGCTGAGTTAACTAGCAAAATTCAGTCAAAATGGTGGTAGATCGCCTTTTTATTATGCCCTAAAAACATTGGTTTGCTTTCAAATTACGAAAGTTAAagcatttttattatttttaatctaACATCATAGAACCATTTAATGATGaagaattttcagaaaattgATTTTCGACCATAGTTATTGAactgtattttaaaaaatgtgtccCGGTTCCGGTTGCCCGTTggtagcgctcggccccgcgccaatcggggagctttttagttgatccggtgcggggataatcttaatcgggaaagtgatttcggtgctcggtccagtgatatcggtgatcggtgccttccccgattatcgatgaatagtgatctaaattggcagttgccctgcggccaacaagaacaaaatgtgaccctagtcacgtgattttcgttggcctatcagaacgcaaggtcactgggaagactaaccccctatggctgaagcggtgctatcggtgcagcaccgattataacACGGTTGCGCaccgaaaaaataaatctccgcaccgaacttccccgattcatttttatcgggga
This genomic interval from Daphnia magna isolate NIES linkage group LG8, ASM2063170v1.1, whole genome shotgun sequence contains the following:
- the LOC116929018 gene encoding sesquipedalian-1: MLSFSVGINMKVNEKNLIAIANAPNLVVDKEGWLSKKGENSKGFQKRWFVLKGNLLYYFEKRTDKEPAGVVIVEGCTVELSEEDEAYSFNIKFHGPGDRTFVLSAENQELMEEWMKAVTCASYDYMKVMVTELQKQVDELTELERLRKLGFNSVIDGSTLPPVVPSRQRHNPFNLVEREANINVTTRKVNKKQNFSSIHNEYGQQIIRERDVWKKDKKLKGTSGTSTISEDVLVVL